A genomic segment from Streptomyces sp. NBC_01233 encodes:
- a CDS encoding NADP-dependent oxidoreductase, which translates to MRAIGQDEFGGPEVLRVVEAERPVPGPAEVLVRVHAAGVNPTDSWHRASGGLAGAVIRLGWDVSGVVEAVGLGVTTLAPGDEVFGMPRHPLPAGTYAEYVTSPARHLVRKPAALTHEQAAALPLAGLTAWQALVDTAGVRPGQRVLIHAAAGGVGHLAVQIAKARGAHVIGTARSAKHDFLRSLGADELVDYTEAEFETAVEPVDVVVDAIGGAYGPRSLRALRPGGILVALASPAEARLADIARPLGLRAAFMAVEADQAGMREIAALAEAGMLRPELDTVLPLADAAKAHELADSRRTTGKIVLSVIA; encoded by the coding sequence ATGCGTGCGATCGGTCAGGACGAGTTCGGCGGGCCCGAGGTGCTCCGGGTGGTCGAGGCGGAGCGCCCGGTGCCCGGGCCGGCCGAGGTGCTGGTACGGGTGCATGCGGCGGGCGTCAACCCGACCGACTCCTGGCACCGCGCCTCCGGAGGTCTGGCCGGCGCCGTGATCCGGCTCGGCTGGGACGTCTCGGGCGTGGTGGAGGCGGTCGGCTTGGGGGTGACCACCCTCGCGCCGGGCGACGAGGTGTTCGGCATGCCACGTCACCCGCTGCCCGCCGGTACCTACGCCGAGTACGTCACCTCCCCGGCCCGGCACCTGGTCCGCAAGCCCGCCGCACTGACCCACGAGCAGGCCGCCGCGCTGCCGTTGGCCGGACTGACCGCCTGGCAGGCCCTGGTGGACACCGCCGGCGTCCGCCCGGGACAGCGCGTACTGATCCATGCGGCGGCGGGCGGGGTCGGCCATCTCGCCGTGCAGATCGCCAAGGCGCGCGGCGCCCACGTCATCGGCACCGCCCGCTCCGCCAAGCACGACTTCCTGCGCTCGCTCGGCGCCGACGAGCTCGTCGACTACACCGAAGCCGAGTTCGAGACGGCCGTGGAGCCGGTGGACGTGGTCGTCGACGCGATCGGCGGCGCCTACGGGCCACGTTCCCTGCGCGCCCTGCGCCCCGGTGGCATCCTGGTCGCGCTCGCCTCACCGGCCGAGGCTCGACTGGCGGACATCGCAAGGCCGCTCGGACTGCGCGCCGCCTTCATGGCCGTCGAAGCCGACCAAGCGGGCATGCGCGAGATCGCCGCACTGGCCGAAGCCGGGATGCTGCGCCCCGAACTCGATACCGTCCTCCCGCTCGCGGACGCGGCCAAGGCCCACGAACTCGCCGACAGCCGGCGCACGACCGGCAAGATCGTCCTCTCCGTCATCGCCTGA
- a CDS encoding GlxA family transcriptional regulator produces the protein MHRVVVLALEGVYPFELSIPVRIFGTAAGFDGEPLYEVVTCGLDGGPVTTSADFAITVAHGSEVLRTADTLVIPPFTCGTEDDRDWLPDELAEALGHLPADARIVSICTASYVLASAGLLDGHAATTHWNEAGNFQQAFPQVQVDANVLFVDNGRILTAAGVAAGVDLCLHLVRRDHGSEIANRVARLCVVPPWREGGQAQYIDRPLPEPAAATTAATREWALRQLHRPLTLAELAGHAGMSVRTFCRRFGEEVGMPPGQWLARQRVEHARRLLETTDLSVDHVASHAGFGTAASLRQHLAQTIGVSPTAYRQAFRVD, from the coding sequence ATGCATCGTGTCGTCGTCCTGGCCCTCGAAGGCGTCTATCCCTTCGAACTCAGCATCCCCGTACGCATCTTCGGTACTGCGGCCGGATTCGACGGCGAACCGCTCTACGAGGTCGTCACCTGCGGCCTGGACGGCGGCCCGGTCACCACCAGCGCCGACTTCGCCATCACCGTGGCCCACGGGAGCGAGGTGCTGCGGACCGCGGACACCCTGGTCATCCCCCCGTTCACGTGCGGCACGGAGGACGACCGGGACTGGCTGCCCGACGAACTGGCCGAGGCCCTCGGCCACTTGCCGGCCGACGCCCGCATCGTCTCCATCTGCACCGCCTCCTACGTGCTGGCCTCGGCCGGCCTCCTCGACGGGCACGCGGCCACCACGCACTGGAACGAGGCCGGAAACTTCCAACAGGCCTTCCCGCAGGTGCAGGTGGACGCGAACGTCCTCTTCGTGGACAACGGCCGGATCCTCACCGCGGCGGGAGTCGCCGCCGGGGTCGACCTGTGCCTGCACCTGGTGCGCCGCGATCACGGCAGCGAGATCGCCAACAGGGTGGCCCGGCTCTGCGTCGTACCGCCCTGGCGGGAGGGCGGCCAGGCCCAGTACATCGACCGCCCGCTGCCGGAGCCGGCGGCCGCCACGACGGCCGCCACCCGGGAGTGGGCCCTGCGGCAGCTGCACCGTCCGCTCACCCTGGCCGAGCTCGCGGGCCACGCCGGGATGAGCGTACGGACGTTCTGCCGGCGATTCGGCGAGGAGGTGGGCATGCCACCCGGCCAGTGGCTCGCCCGGCAACGGGTCGAGCACGCGCGCCGGCTGCTGGAGACCACCGACCTGTCGGTCGATCACGTCGCCTCCCACGCCGGCTTCGGAACGGCGGCGTCCCTGCGCCAGCACCTGGCCCAGACGATCGGGGTCTCCCCCACGGCCTACCGGCAGGCCTTCCGCGTCGACTGA
- a CDS encoding serine/threonine-protein kinase, which produces MLELTGSGAEPLEAGDPRQIGAIPLAGRLGAGGMGRVFLGVQDGRYVAVKQLLSSVVGEDQDFLRRFGHELDNLARLPAEATAPLLDSDRTASPPWFATAYIPGLTLREAIGLHGGPLPADALWLLLREAAAGLASVHALDMVHRDLKPSNVMLTLDGLTLIDFGVARAAEQSQLTRTGMVVGTPAYMAPEQASGRRRLSGATDVFALGSVLAYAACGQPPFGDESGHGVLYRIVHEEPDLEPLREVEPELADLVASCLDKDPDSRPTAAELLERASQHGPFTEPLWPAAISERLAERAAFAANVQEVDVPTLPLTGEKPEPDAGTEPAPAPAPAPERGSGKEPGDPGPAPAPAASRPERPERSERPERRRRTRVLLAVFPVVVVAGGTTLAIQYLPHTGSPQAEAGSTPHNSVTAPADPTPPTTTGGSPAATTSPVQSPAPDQAQGGAGGVPPDGAAAGTGPGPGPGPGGGAQTGPGGSGGSAGSGNPANAGGAGSTRPSGGGTSTAPTAPAPPAPPASGTYRYRNGNNSKCITQVFGASDFGECSDGSARWTVQGRSDGSFKLVNQQSGQCLYSNGLGQAVFVGDCAQDIGRIWRTGSNGSLRSDLGGGCLDLGMASGLVTKSCGGEASQRWTRQS; this is translated from the coding sequence GTGTTAGAGCTGACGGGGAGCGGGGCCGAGCCGCTGGAGGCGGGGGATCCGCGCCAGATCGGGGCGATTCCGCTGGCGGGCCGGCTCGGGGCCGGAGGCATGGGGCGGGTGTTCCTCGGGGTCCAGGACGGCCGGTACGTCGCCGTCAAGCAGCTGCTGTCCTCCGTCGTCGGCGAGGACCAGGACTTCCTGCGGCGTTTCGGGCACGAGCTGGACAACCTCGCCCGCCTGCCCGCGGAAGCCACCGCGCCGCTGCTCGACAGCGACCGCACCGCGAGCCCGCCGTGGTTCGCCACCGCGTACATCCCCGGGCTCACCCTGCGGGAGGCCATCGGGCTGCACGGCGGCCCGCTGCCCGCGGACGCGCTGTGGCTGCTGCTGCGGGAGGCGGCGGCGGGCCTGGCGTCGGTGCACGCGCTGGACATGGTCCACAGGGACCTCAAGCCGTCCAACGTCATGCTGACGCTCGACGGTCTCACCCTCATCGACTTCGGCGTCGCCCGGGCCGCGGAACAGAGCCAGCTGACGAGGACCGGCATGGTGGTGGGCACGCCAGCCTACATGGCTCCCGAACAGGCCTCGGGCAGACGGCGGTTGAGCGGCGCCACCGACGTCTTCGCGCTGGGCTCGGTCCTCGCGTACGCGGCCTGCGGCCAGCCGCCCTTCGGCGACGAGTCGGGGCACGGCGTGCTGTACCGGATCGTCCACGAGGAGCCCGACCTGGAGCCGTTGCGGGAGGTGGAGCCGGAGCTCGCCGACCTCGTCGCTTCCTGCCTCGACAAGGATCCCGACTCCCGCCCCACCGCGGCCGAACTCCTCGAACGCGCCTCGCAGCACGGCCCGTTCACGGAACCGCTGTGGCCGGCGGCCATCTCCGAGCGGCTGGCCGAGCGGGCCGCCTTCGCCGCGAACGTGCAGGAGGTCGACGTACCGACGCTCCCGCTCACGGGTGAGAAGCCGGAACCGGACGCGGGAACGGAACCGGCACCGGCACCGGCACCGGCACCGGAGAGGGGATCCGGGAAGGAACCGGGGGATCCCGGGCCGGCGCCCGCACCCGCCGCGTCCCGTCCGGAGCGGCCCGAGCGGTCGGAGCGGCCGGAGCGGCGCCGCCGTACCCGCGTCCTGCTGGCCGTCTTCCCCGTCGTGGTGGTCGCGGGCGGCACGACGCTCGCCATCCAGTACCTGCCGCACACGGGCTCTCCGCAGGCCGAGGCGGGGAGCACCCCGCACAACTCGGTCACGGCGCCGGCCGACCCGACGCCGCCGACGACCACGGGCGGCAGCCCGGCGGCAACGACGTCACCCGTGCAGTCGCCGGCCCCGGACCAGGCGCAGGGCGGGGCGGGCGGCGTCCCCCCGGACGGGGCCGCCGCGGGCACCGGTCCGGGCCCCGGTCCGGGCCCGGGCGGCGGCGCCCAGACCGGCCCGGGCGGCTCGGGAGGCTCGGCCGGATCCGGAAACCCCGCGAACGCGGGCGGCGCCGGCAGTACGCGCCCGTCCGGCGGCGGGACGTCCACCGCCCCCACCGCCCCGGCACCTCCGGCGCCCCCCGCATCCGGCACCTACCGTTACCGCAACGGCAACAACAGCAAGTGCATCACCCAGGTCTTCGGGGCGTCGGACTTCGGCGAGTGCTCGGACGGGTCCGCCCGCTGGACCGTGCAGGGCAGGTCGGACGGGAGCTTCAAGCTCGTCAACCAGCAGAGCGGCCAGTGCCTGTACTCCAACGGGCTCGGCCAGGCCGTCTTCGTGGGCGACTGCGCCCAGGACATCGGCCGGATCTGGCGTACGGGCTCGAACGGCAGCCTCCGGAGCGACCTCGGCGGAGGCTGCCTCGACCTGGGCATGGCCAGCGGCCTGGTGACGAAGTCGTGCGGCGGGGAGGCCTCGCAGCGCTGGACGAGGCAGAGCTAG
- a CDS encoding 2'-5' RNA ligase family protein yields the protein MADDSTSVFEAGQTGLVVRIPEAEPVVRAWRERIDPSAHDGVPAHVTVLFPFLDESRVDAVVHSALADLMGRHQAFDLRFEKCGRFPDVLYLVPEPDTRLRQLTQAIADRWPEAPPYGGRFAEVVPHLTLAQGQEGAATLEGIAADLADGLPFTSHVSSVELMVHDGTEWRERASFALGERSGS from the coding sequence ATGGCAGATGACAGCACCAGCGTGTTCGAGGCGGGCCAGACGGGACTCGTCGTCCGGATCCCGGAGGCGGAGCCGGTCGTCCGGGCGTGGCGGGAACGGATCGATCCCTCGGCCCACGACGGGGTTCCCGCACATGTCACCGTGCTCTTCCCGTTCCTTGACGAGAGCCGGGTGGACGCGGTCGTCCACTCGGCCCTCGCGGACCTGATGGGCCGCCACCAGGCGTTCGACCTGCGTTTCGAGAAGTGTGGGCGGTTCCCGGACGTGCTGTACCTCGTCCCCGAGCCGGACACGCGATTGCGGCAGCTCACGCAGGCGATCGCGGACCGCTGGCCCGAGGCTCCGCCGTACGGCGGCCGGTTCGCCGAGGTCGTGCCGCACCTGACCCTTGCCCAAGGTCAGGAAGGCGCCGCCACGCTGGAGGGCATCGCGGCCGATCTCGCCGACGGGCTCCCGTTCACCTCCCACGTCTCGTCGGTGGAACTCATGGTCCACGACGGCACGGAGTGGCGAGAACGGGCTTCGTTCGCACTCGGAGAACGAAGCGGTTCGTGA
- a CDS encoding M1 family metallopeptidase: MSGQKTEVSDPYFPANGDSRYRVHRYELALEYRPGPNRLAGTARLSAIAGRAPLAEFHLNLAEFKIGRVLVNGRAPHYTHRGGKLRIRPAKPLPAGAAFTVEVHWAGNPKPVRSPWGGLGWEELTDGALVASQPVGAPSWYPCNDRPADKASYHISVNTPSAYTVVAGGRLLTRTTRASTTTWVYEQSAPTSSYLVGLSIGMHQTVLLGDPGLGGVPQSAHVPAHLLPQFSRDFARQPAMMQLFEELFGPFPFGEYTVVVADEELDVPVEAQGLSLFGTNHVDGGRGSERLIAHELAHQWFGNSVTIADWRHIWLNEGFAKYAEWLWSERSGGRTAHELAATAHRLLATQPQDLRLADPGRKLMFDDRLYQRGGLAVHAIRCALGDGAFFRMLRDWATVHRNGVVTTAGFTTHAARYAAEPLDDLFSAWLYAPALPPLPSPPALPSIPAKPGYPPTNGRPDKGRGRGRASA; this comes from the coding sequence GTGAGCGGCCAGAAGACAGAGGTATCGGACCCGTACTTTCCGGCCAACGGCGACTCCCGTTACCGAGTGCACCGGTACGAACTCGCTCTGGAATACCGTCCCGGCCCCAACCGGCTGGCCGGGACGGCCCGGCTCAGCGCCATTGCCGGGCGGGCACCGCTCGCGGAGTTCCACCTCAACCTGGCCGAGTTCAAAATAGGGCGCGTCCTGGTCAACGGCCGGGCGCCGCACTACACCCACCGCGGCGGCAAGCTCCGCATCCGGCCGGCCAAGCCGCTGCCCGCCGGCGCCGCCTTCACCGTGGAGGTGCACTGGGCGGGCAACCCCAAGCCGGTGCGCAGCCCCTGGGGCGGCCTGGGCTGGGAGGAACTGACCGACGGCGCGCTGGTGGCCAGCCAGCCGGTCGGCGCCCCCTCCTGGTACCCGTGCAACGACCGGCCCGCCGACAAGGCCTCGTACCACATCTCCGTCAACACGCCCTCCGCCTACACGGTCGTGGCCGGCGGCCGGCTGCTCACCCGGACGACCAGAGCCAGCACCACCACCTGGGTGTACGAGCAGTCCGCGCCCACCTCCAGCTACCTCGTCGGCTTGTCCATCGGCATGCACCAGACGGTGCTGCTCGGCGACCCCGGGCTCGGCGGCGTTCCGCAGAGCGCCCACGTGCCCGCGCACCTGTTGCCGCAGTTCTCCCGCGACTTCGCCCGGCAGCCCGCGATGATGCAGCTGTTCGAGGAACTGTTCGGCCCCTTTCCCTTCGGCGAGTACACGGTGGTCGTCGCCGACGAGGAACTGGACGTACCGGTCGAGGCCCAGGGCCTCTCCCTGTTCGGCACCAACCACGTGGACGGCGGGCGCGGTTCGGAACGCCTCATCGCCCACGAGCTCGCGCACCAGTGGTTCGGCAACAGCGTGACCATCGCCGACTGGCGGCACATCTGGCTGAACGAGGGTTTCGCCAAGTACGCCGAATGGCTCTGGTCGGAGCGCTCCGGCGGGCGCACCGCGCACGAGCTGGCGGCCACCGCACACCGGCTGCTGGCCACGCAGCCGCAGGACCTGCGGCTGGCGGACCCGGGCCGCAAGCTGATGTTCGACGACCGCCTGTACCAGCGTGGGGGCCTCGCCGTGCACGCGATCCGCTGCGCCCTCGGTGACGGCGCGTTCTTCCGCATGCTGCGCGACTGGGCCACCGTGCACCGCAACGGGGTGGTGACCACCGCCGGCTTCACGACCCATGCGGCCCGCTACGCCGCCGAACCGCTGGACGACCTGTTCTCGGCCTGGCTGTACGCGCCCGCGCTCCCGCCCCTGCCCTCACCGCCGGCCCTGCCGTCGATACCGGCGAAGCCCGGATACCCCCCGACGAACGGCAGGCCCGACAAGGGCCGCGGCCGGGGCCGCGCCTCTGCCTAG
- a CDS encoding Pls/PosA family non-ribosomal peptide synthetase, protein MAATPEHGELTLLDGGDAYGAECEESGKSARFSAGPASPTRTLVDVFEASVRAYPDELALDDGTTRLTYRALAAEVERRRRALAAAGVGLGDRVGVRVPSGTNELYAGILAVLAAGAAYVPVDAEDPDERAELVFGEAGVRAVLGAGARIDVTDPAGAGAAAARPGPEHDAWIIFTSGSTGKPKGVAVSHRSAAAFVDAEASLFLTEEPIGPGDRVMAGLSVAFDASCEEMWLAWRYGACLVPVPRSQVRSGADLGPWLAEQEITVVSTVPTLAALWEPETLNEVRLLIFGGEACPPELTQRLVTEGREVWNTYGPTEATVVACAALLTGGEPIRIGLPLAGWELAVVDESGEPVPMGGSGQLVIGGVGLARYLDPTMDAEKYAPLESLGWQRAYRSGDLVRAEPEGLVFLGRADEQIKLGGRRIELGEVDAALQALPGVAGAAAAVRTARSGNQLLVGYLVTQEGWDHAAAVERLRAELPAALVPLLAPVEELPTRTSGKVDRNALPWPLPEPETTGPAEQLYGTEAWLAEQWSETLGVAVTGAADDFFAIGGSSLAAAQLTTRLRTRYPSAAVLDIYQQPTLRKLARRLEKSVQDDGAARTVAPVPLRSKVAQSLLLLPLFTLVGLRWTVALLALGNVLHRFGPYPWAPTASWWLVAAGAALLFSPPGRLAIAAGGARLLLRGVKAGRYPRGGRVHLRLWTAERLAEYVGATSLTGSWLERYGRALGAKIGPEVDLHSLPPVTGMLKLGRGCAVESEVDLSGHWLDGDRLEIGTVKVGAGAVVGTRSILFPGARVGKRAEVAPGSAVVGQIPTGQRWAGAPAGKLGKAKRNWPKERPPRSVRWRAMYGATGFCLTALPVLATVPALLVVSRFVPADAGLSQALRGALIAVVPGALAFGFAYALLLLVSVRLLSLGLRTGNHPTHSRVGWQAWTVTQLMDLSRETLFPLYAGLITPVWLRLLGMKIGRGAEVSTVLALPSLTTVGEGAFLADDTLTAPYELGGGWVRIGHSEIGRRAFLGNSGMTAPGRTVPDDGLVGVLSATPKKAKKGSSYLGLPPVRLPRSTADADQSRTYDPPAHLLWARGLVELCRLVPVFCSAALAVLTVAALCALTTATGLGTGGAALLSGAVLLAAGLAACAVAVAAKWLLVGRHRTGEHPLWSAFVWRNELADTFVEVLAVPWLAGSVPGTPLLALWLRALGARIGRGVWCESYWLPETDLVELGDAVSVNRGCVLQTHLFHDRILRTDTVVLREGATLGPGGIVLPGSTVGARSTLGPASLVMAGESVPADTRWLGNPIEAWRS, encoded by the coding sequence ATGGCTGCAACACCTGAGCACGGTGAACTCACTCTGCTCGACGGCGGGGACGCGTACGGGGCCGAGTGCGAGGAGTCCGGCAAATCCGCCCGCTTCTCCGCCGGGCCCGCCTCCCCGACGCGCACCCTCGTCGACGTCTTCGAAGCCTCCGTACGGGCGTACCCCGACGAGCTCGCCCTGGACGACGGCACCACCCGGTTGACCTACCGGGCGCTGGCCGCCGAGGTCGAGCGCCGCCGGCGGGCCCTCGCGGCCGCCGGGGTGGGCCTCGGCGACCGGGTCGGGGTACGCGTGCCCTCCGGCACCAACGAGCTGTACGCGGGCATCCTGGCCGTGCTCGCCGCGGGCGCCGCCTACGTGCCGGTCGACGCCGAGGACCCGGACGAGCGCGCCGAGCTGGTCTTCGGCGAGGCCGGGGTACGGGCGGTGCTGGGCGCCGGAGCGCGCATCGACGTCACCGACCCCGCCGGCGCCGGAGCGGCCGCCGCCCGGCCCGGCCCCGAGCACGACGCGTGGATCATCTTCACCTCCGGCTCCACCGGCAAGCCCAAGGGCGTCGCCGTCAGCCACCGCAGCGCCGCCGCCTTCGTGGACGCCGAGGCCTCGCTGTTCCTCACCGAGGAGCCGATCGGCCCCGGCGACCGCGTCATGGCCGGACTGTCCGTCGCCTTCGACGCCTCCTGCGAGGAGATGTGGCTCGCCTGGCGCTACGGCGCCTGCCTCGTGCCCGTCCCGCGCTCCCAGGTCCGCAGCGGCGCCGACCTGGGCCCCTGGCTGGCGGAACAGGAGATCACCGTGGTCTCCACCGTGCCGACCCTGGCCGCGCTCTGGGAGCCCGAGACCCTCAACGAGGTCCGGCTGCTGATCTTCGGCGGCGAGGCCTGCCCGCCCGAGCTCACCCAGCGCCTGGTCACCGAGGGCCGCGAGGTCTGGAACACCTACGGCCCCACCGAGGCCACCGTCGTCGCCTGCGCCGCGCTCCTCACCGGCGGGGAACCGATCCGGATCGGCCTGCCGCTGGCCGGCTGGGAACTGGCCGTCGTCGACGAATCCGGCGAGCCCGTGCCGATGGGCGGCAGCGGCCAGCTCGTCATCGGCGGCGTCGGCCTCGCCCGCTACCTCGACCCTACGATGGACGCCGAGAAGTACGCCCCCCTGGAATCCCTCGGCTGGCAGCGCGCCTACCGCAGCGGCGACCTCGTCCGCGCCGAACCCGAAGGCCTGGTCTTCCTCGGCCGCGCCGACGAGCAGATCAAGCTCGGCGGCCGCCGGATCGAGCTGGGCGAGGTGGACGCCGCGCTGCAGGCCCTGCCCGGCGTCGCCGGCGCGGCCGCGGCCGTACGCACCGCCCGCAGCGGAAACCAGCTGCTCGTCGGCTACCTCGTCACCCAGGAGGGCTGGGACCACGCGGCCGCGGTCGAGCGACTGCGCGCCGAGCTGCCCGCAGCCCTCGTCCCCTTGCTCGCGCCGGTCGAGGAGCTGCCGACCCGTACCTCCGGCAAGGTGGACCGCAACGCGCTGCCCTGGCCCCTGCCCGAACCGGAGACCACCGGTCCCGCCGAGCAGCTCTACGGCACCGAGGCCTGGCTCGCCGAGCAGTGGAGCGAGACCCTGGGCGTGGCCGTCACCGGCGCCGCCGACGACTTCTTCGCGATCGGCGGCAGCAGCCTCGCCGCCGCCCAGCTCACCACCCGGCTGCGCACCCGCTACCCGAGCGCGGCCGTACTCGACATCTACCAGCAGCCCACCCTGCGCAAGCTGGCCCGACGGCTGGAGAAGTCCGTCCAGGACGACGGCGCGGCCCGGACCGTCGCCCCCGTTCCGCTCCGCTCCAAGGTGGCGCAGTCGCTCCTGTTGCTCCCGCTCTTCACCCTGGTCGGCCTGCGCTGGACGGTGGCGCTGCTCGCCCTGGGCAACGTCCTGCACCGGTTCGGGCCCTACCCGTGGGCGCCGACCGCGTCCTGGTGGCTCGTTGCCGCCGGAGCCGCGCTGCTCTTCAGCCCGCCCGGGCGCCTCGCGATCGCGGCCGGCGGCGCCCGGCTGCTGCTGCGCGGGGTGAAGGCGGGCCGCTACCCGCGCGGCGGAAGGGTGCACCTGAGACTGTGGACGGCCGAGCGGCTGGCCGAGTACGTCGGCGCGACCTCACTCACCGGCTCTTGGCTGGAACGCTACGGGCGGGCCCTCGGCGCCAAGATCGGCCCCGAGGTGGATCTGCACTCCCTGCCCCCGGTCACGGGCATGCTCAAACTCGGCCGCGGCTGCGCCGTGGAGTCCGAGGTGGACCTCTCCGGGCACTGGCTGGACGGGGACCGCCTGGAGATCGGCACGGTCAAGGTGGGCGCCGGCGCGGTGGTCGGCACCCGCAGCATCCTCTTCCCTGGCGCCCGCGTCGGCAAGCGGGCCGAGGTGGCCCCCGGCTCGGCCGTGGTCGGCCAGATCCCCACCGGCCAGCGCTGGGCCGGAGCGCCCGCCGGCAAGCTCGGCAAGGCCAAGCGCAACTGGCCCAAGGAACGTCCGCCGCGCTCGGTCCGCTGGCGGGCCATGTACGGCGCGACCGGCTTCTGCCTCACCGCCCTGCCCGTGCTGGCCACCGTGCCCGCCCTGCTCGTCGTGAGCCGGTTCGTGCCCGCCGACGCCGGCCTCTCCCAGGCCCTGCGCGGAGCGCTCATCGCCGTCGTCCCGGGGGCGCTCGCCTTCGGGTTCGCCTACGCGCTGCTGCTGCTGGTCTCCGTACGGCTGCTCAGCCTCGGACTGCGCACGGGCAACCATCCGACGCACAGCAGGGTCGGCTGGCAGGCCTGGACGGTCACCCAGCTGATGGACCTGTCCCGGGAGACGCTCTTCCCGCTCTACGCGGGGCTGATCACGCCCGTGTGGCTGCGGCTGCTCGGCATGAAGATCGGCCGGGGCGCGGAGGTGTCCACCGTCCTCGCGCTGCCGAGCCTCACGACCGTGGGCGAAGGCGCGTTCCTCGCCGACGACACCCTGACCGCCCCCTACGAACTGGGCGGCGGCTGGGTGCGGATCGGACACTCCGAGATCGGCCGCCGGGCCTTCCTCGGCAACTCCGGAATGACCGCCCCGGGCCGTACCGTGCCGGACGACGGGCTGGTCGGCGTCCTGTCCGCGACCCCGAAGAAGGCCAAGAAGGGCAGCTCGTACCTGGGCCTGCCGCCCGTCCGGCTGCCGCGGTCCACCGCCGACGCCGACCAGAGCCGGACGTACGATCCGCCCGCGCACCTGCTGTGGGCGCGCGGCCTGGTGGAGCTGTGCCGGCTCGTCCCCGTCTTCTGCTCGGCCGCGCTGGCCGTCCTGACCGTGGCGGCGCTCTGCGCGCTGACCACGGCGACCGGGCTGGGGACCGGGGGAGCCGCCCTGCTGTCCGGTGCGGTCCTGCTGGCCGCCGGTCTGGCCGCCTGCGCGGTGGCGGTGGCCGCGAAGTGGCTGCTGGTGGGCCGGCACCGGACGGGCGAGCACCCGCTGTGGAGCGCCTTCGTATGGCGCAACGAGCTGGCCGACACCTTCGTCGAGGTCCTGGCCGTGCCGTGGCTGGCCGGATCCGTGCCCGGCACCCCGCTGCTGGCCCTGTGGCTGCGCGCGCTGGGGGCCCGGATCGGCCGCGGCGTGTGGTGCGAGAGCTACTGGCTGCCCGAAACGGACCTGGTGGAGCTGGGCGACGCGGTCAGCGTGAACCGCGGCTGTGTGTTGCAGACACACCTCTTCCACGACCGGATCTTGAGGACGGATACTGTGGTCCTCCGCGAGGGCGCCACCCTGGGCCCGGGCGGAATCGTCCTGCCCGGCAGCACGGTCGGGGCCCGCAGCACACTGGGTCCCGCCTCTCTCGTGATGGCCGGGGAATCCGTTCCCGCCGACACCCGCTGGCTGGGCAATCCGATCGAGGCGTGGCGGTCCTGA
- a CDS encoding DUF6328 family protein, whose product MPEAPDGRSESEEERADRQWQELIQEIRVAQTGVQILFGFLLTVVFTPLFHALPQTDKTIYIVTVVLGSLATGALIGPVAFHRIVSGRRIKREAVAWASRLTFTGLVLLLATCTSALFLVLRVATHDALVPWLVAGVLAWYLLCWFVLPLWARIRYTAEH is encoded by the coding sequence ATGCCGGAAGCCCCCGACGGAAGAAGCGAGAGCGAGGAAGAACGCGCGGACCGGCAGTGGCAGGAGCTGATCCAGGAGATCCGCGTCGCCCAGACGGGCGTGCAGATCCTCTTCGGCTTCCTGTTGACGGTCGTCTTCACCCCCCTCTTCCACGCACTTCCGCAGACCGACAAGACCATCTACATCGTCACCGTCGTGCTCGGCTCCCTGGCGACCGGCGCGCTCATCGGGCCCGTCGCCTTCCACCGCATCGTCTCGGGCCGGCGCATCAAGCGCGAGGCGGTGGCCTGGGCCTCGCGCCTCACCTTCACCGGGCTCGTCCTGCTGCTGGCCACCTGCACCTCCGCCCTGTTCCTGGTCCTGCGGGTGGCCACCCACGACGCCCTCGTGCCCTGGCTCGTGGCCGGAGTGCTGGCCTGGTACCTCCTGTGCTGGTTCGTCCTCCCGCTGTGGGCGCGGATCCGGTACACCGCCGAGCACTGA
- a CDS encoding Fur family transcriptional regulator, with protein MSDLLQRLRGRGWRMTSQRRVVAEVLDGDHVHFTADEVHARAAERLPEISRATVYNALGELVALGEVMEVTTDGRAKRYDPNAHHPHQHLVCSGCGLIRDVHPTGSPLAGLPAEERFGFTVSGVEVTYRGLCPACAARAGGTGE; from the coding sequence ATGAGTGACCTGCTGCAGCGGCTGCGAGGGCGTGGCTGGCGGATGACGTCCCAGCGGCGAGTGGTCGCGGAGGTCCTCGACGGCGACCACGTGCACTTCACGGCCGACGAGGTGCACGCCCGCGCGGCCGAGCGGCTGCCCGAGATCTCCCGGGCCACCGTCTACAACGCCCTCGGCGAGCTGGTGGCCCTCGGTGAGGTCATGGAGGTCACCACCGACGGCCGGGCCAAGCGCTACGACCCCAACGCCCACCACCCGCACCAGCATCTGGTGTGCTCCGGCTGCGGCCTGATCCGCGACGTCCACCCGACCGGAAGCCCGCTGGCCGGCCTCCCGGCCGAGGAACGCTTCGGCTTCACGGTGTCCGGGGTCGAGGTCACCTACCGAGGACTGTGCCCGGCCTGCGCCGCGCGTGCGGGAGGGACCGGGGAGTGA